One stretch of Zingiber officinale cultivar Zhangliang chromosome 6B, Zo_v1.1, whole genome shotgun sequence DNA includes these proteins:
- the LOC121992596 gene encoding putative disease resistance protein RGA3 yields the protein MAGGGFLSSIITMAVDKLHSLASPSTPSSSSSPHNNIEQEMSKLTETMRRVQAKLADSEEDNHVKSHSEKLWLSELKEVAYDAEDLVEEYEYEVLRSKQLHGNNSGTHEGELANKAAEIRKRFDEITKEWKLLTLPKNAGERKRSPLTLVDNRETGSLVLESDVLGREEEKDMLVEWLLSEDDMTDNRVSVIAIIGMGGLGKTTLAQLVYNDPKVKSYFNPRGWVCVSENFNVVNLTEKILQSFTEEKGKGEVKIPETLDGLQRALEENLLGKKFLLILDDVWNEEFTLWNELRKPLVSAQVGKVIVTTRNQPVARIMGIRSPLDLNCLPFDVCWQLFKRVTLGGADQPHLEDLGRKIVDKCKGLPLAVKVLGGALRNKEDIDSWEDILENKKWELEETNKGVLPALKISYDCMPIQLKRCFQYLSLFPKHTRLHSEIIVRLWMSQGLLPLDEEIREQRTKAEIT from the exons ATGGCCGGAGGAGGCTTCCTGTCTTCCATCATCACCATGGCGGTAGACAAGCTGCATAGCTTGGCTTCACCGTCAACGCCATCTTCTTCTTCGTCACCACATAACAATATTGAACAAGAGATGAGTAAGCTGACAGAGACGATGAGGAGAGTCCAAGCCAAACTTGCCGACTCAGAGGAGGATAATCATGTAAAAAGTCACTCGGAGAAGCTTTGGCTTAGCGAGCTCAAAGAGGTTGCCTATGACGCCGAAGACCTAGTAGAAGAGTACGAGTACGAGGTGCTGCGTTCCAAACAACTACATGGGAACAACAGTGGGACACATGAG GGTGAACTAGCAAATAAAGCTGCGGAGATAAGGAAAAGATTTGATGAGATCACCAAAGAGTGGAAACTCCTAACGTTGCCTAAGAACGcaggagagagaaagagaagcCCCTTAACCCTAGTTGATAACAGAGAAACAGGCTCTTTAGTGCTTGAATCAGATGTTCTTGGAAGAGAAGAGGAAAAGGATATGTTGGTTGAATGGCTGCTGTCAGAGGATGATATGACAGATAATAGAGTTTCTGTGATTGCGATAATTGGGATGGGGGGACTTGGTAAAACAACACTAGCTCAGCTTGTCTATAATGATCCAAAAGTAAAAAGCTATTTCAATCCAAGAGGATGGGTCTGTGTATCGGAAAATTTTAATGTTGTTAATTTGACGGAGAAGATCCTACAATCATTTACAGAAGAGAAAGGGAAAGGGGAAGTGAAAATTCCTGAAACGCTAGATGGGCTCCAACGTGCATTAGAAGAGAATCTGCTGGGGAAAAAGTTTTTACTGATATTAGatgatgtttggaatgaagaattCACTCTCTGGAATGAATTAAGAAAGCCCTTAGTATCGGCTCAAGTGGGTAAAGTTATAGTAACCACTAGGAATCAACCAGTTGCTAGAATTATGGGGATAAGAAGTCCTCTCGACTTGAATTGCTTACCATTTGATGTATGCTGGCAATTGTTCAAGAGAGTCACTTTGGGAGGAGCTGATCAACCACATCTTGAAGACCTTGGTAGGAAGATAGTAGACAAGTGCAAAGGCTTACCTTTAGCTGTGAAGGTGCTAGGAGGTGCTCTTAGAAACAAAGAAGATATAGATTCATGGGAGGACATACTAGAGAATAAGAAGTGGGAATTAGAAGAAACAAATAAAGGAGTTTTACCGGCACTTAAAATATCATATGATTGCATGCCGATCCAACTTAAGAGATGCTTTCAGTACCTGTCCTTATTTCCCAAACACACACGTTTACATTCAGAAATAATAGTCAGATTATGGATGTCACAaggtcttcttcctcttgatgaaGAGATAAGAGAGCAGAGGACAAAGGCAGAAATTACATAG
- the LOC121992593 gene encoding putative disease resistance RPP13-like protein 1: protein MIQLKWSDSFLMHNLVHDLAQYIAQDECFCMMDNKFDTKKLQKIRHLSVSIEDPHLLKHLETITDQQLKLMRTLFIRVQDKSRGRPFITRQDKNFGVLDDLFQNLKYIRALHLSQIGIRELPDTLGNLKLLNYLSIKDIAIKSIPESIHKLYNLQTLDLTQTNISELPRQIDNLINLRHLLLSHKVAFLPSGIGNLTNLQTLTHFNVGCGKKHCDIGELNSLMKLGGHISIYNVALLHRSIATMPVNKFSNTKPTLKTKKYLDSLRLDWLREHDNFDRFKQDEKKAEQQLAYLQPHVNLKFLEINNYPGVRFVEWVSDSSFTKLTRLILEDCKNCTKLPPLGQLRYLEYLDIRGMDGVQHVGREFCSMLMASPSSSQNKMAFPSLTHLEFSSMPNWKGWDGVEIGDFPSLHFIEISNCSKLIKFPQWPFMSSVKEMTLGNCGALDVLNLHLWTNLSIGIKTQEHSKWMSKCYFPTLQHLTLKSRVECVHLSQKRLPSLKTLEIQSSEELRVIGGLEGLTSLTSLIIRNCFNLEFEKLPATLQQLRLSNCPLFHKGLEKQPHMLNVLREGEKREREELIEFERRYPIIKDWSDAEQDNINRITWMSDHKDDKEYNGSKTARFLPSRRDSYLTNMDFAANFFIQLNKRQNLIPTVWKPEYHTFSKHYSAPKAKPYGFGVQNRPHYRTAPLRKVSSIS from the exons ATGATACAACTGAAATGGAGTGACTCTTTTTTGATGCATAATCTTGTTCATGATCTTGCACAATATATTGCTCAGGACGAATGCTTCTGTATGATGGATAACAAATTTGACACAAAGAAATTACAAAAGATTCGACATTTGTCGGTGAGCATAGAAGATCCTCATCTACTAAAACATCTGGAGACAATAACAGATCAACAACTAAAACTAATGCGGACACTTTTTATAAGAGTACAAGACAAATCAAGGGGGCGACCTTTTATTACAAGACAAGACAAAAATTTTGGAGTCCTTGACGATCTTTTCCAAAATTTGAAATACATACGAGCACTCCATTTAAGCCAGATCGGCATCAGAGAGTTACCAGATACATTGGGCAACCTCAAACTACTtaattacctttctataaaagataTTGCAATAAAGAGTATTCCAGAATCCATACACAAACTTTACAACTTACAAACTCTGGATCTGACACAAACAAATATTTCTGAACTCCCAAGGCAGATTGATAATTTGATAAATCTACGTCATCTTTTGCTTTCTCACAAAGTTGCCTTTCTTCCATCTGGAATTGGAAACTTAACCAACTTGCAGACACTCACCCACTTCAACGTTGGTTGTGGAAAAAAGCATTGCGACATTGGAGAATTGAATAGTTTGATGAAACTTGGAGGGCATATCTCCATTTATAATGTAGCATTGCTACACAGGAGCATTGCGACAATGCCGGTGAACAAATTTTCAAACACAAAACCTACTCTGAAGACAAAAAAGTATCTTGATTCTTTGAGGTTAGATTGGCTTAGAGAGCATGATAATTTTGACCGTTTCAAACAAGATGAAAAGAAGGCAGAACAACAACTTGCATACCTCCAACCGCACGTCAACCTCAAGTTCCTTGAGATAAATAATTATCCAGGTGTTAGATTTGTTGAATGGGTGAGCGATTCATCCTTCACTAAGTTGACCCGTCTGATTCTAGAAGATTGTAAGAATTGCACTAAACTTCCGCCGTTGGGTCAACTTCGTTATCTGGAATATCTTGATATAAGAGGCATGGATGGCGTACAACATGTGGGACGTGAATTTTGCTCCATGCTAATGGCCTCTCCATCTTCTTCTCAAAACAAAATGGCATTTCCATCTCTGACACACTTGGAATTTAGCAGTATGCCAAATTGGAAAGGGTGGGATGGAGTGGAGATTGGTGATTTCCCCAGTCTCCATTTTATTGAAATTTCTAACTGTTCAAAGCTGATCAAGTTTCCTCAGTGGCCCTTTATGTCTTCTGTGAAAGAAATGACATTAGGTAATTGTGGCGCACTTGATGTTCTAAATTTGCATTTATGGACAAATTTAAGCATCGGTATCAAAACTCAAGAACATAGCAAGTGGATGTCCAAGTGTTACTTTCCAACGCTCCAACACTTGACATTAAAAAGCAGGGTGGAATGTGTTCATCTGTCACAGAAACGACTACCTTCactcaagactttagagattcaATCTTCTGAAGAATTGAGGGTCATTGGAGGGCTTGAAGGCCTCACCTCCTTGACTTCTTTAATAATAAGAAATTGCTTTAACCTTGAGTTCGAGAAGTTACCAGCCACCCTCCAACAACTAAGGCTCTCCAATTGTCCTCTGTTCCATAAGGGGTTAGAAAAACAACCGCATATGCTCAATGTATTG agagagggagagaagagggagagagaagAGCTTATAGAGTTTGAGAGACGTTACCCTATCATCAAAGATTGGAGTGATGCAGAGCAGGACAACATCAACAGGATAACATGGATGAGTGATCACAAGGATGACAAAGAGTACAATGGTAGCAAGACAGCAAGATTCTTACCATCGAGAAGGGATTCTTATC